In one window of Solanum pennellii chromosome 2, SPENNV200 DNA:
- the LOC107010596 gene encoding fe(2+) transport protein 1-like, whose translation MTNYNFKHIAIIFILISIFIPRVLSVVEDCGAEEDNSCVNKSKALPLKIIAIVSILITSMIGVCLPLVTRSIPALSPERNLFVIVKAFAAGIILATGFMHVLPDSFDMLSSSCLKENPWHKFPFTGFVAMLSSIVTMAIDSIATSLYSKKHRAGLVNPTGGADQEMGAVNGGHSHHHHGSLSTKDGVEGTKLLRYRVIAMVLELGIIVHSIVIGISLGASNNTCTIKGLVAALCFHQMFEGMGLGGCILQAEYKFLKKTLMAFFFAVTTPFGIALGMALSTTYEETSPRALITVGLLNASSAGLLIYMALVDLLAADFMGDKLQGSVKLQIKSYMAVLLGAGGMSLMAKWA comes from the exons ATgacaaattataatttcaagCACATCGCCATCATCTTTATTCTCATATCAATTTTCATCCCTCGAGTTTTATCAGTAGTAGAAGATTGTGGAGCGGAAGAAGATAACTCATGTGTCAATAAATCCAAAGCGTTACCCTTAAAAATCATAGCCATAGTCTCCATATTAATCACTAGTATGATCGGAGTTTGTCTTCCACTAGTCACACGTTCTATCCCGGCCCTAAGCCCGGAAAGAAACCTTTTTGTGATAGTCAAGGCATTTGCTGCCGGAATTATATTGGCTACGGGGTTTATGCACGTGCTTCCTGACTCATTCGACATGTTGTCGTCGAGTTGCCTTAAGGAGAATCCATGGCACAAATTCCCCTTCACTGGATTTGTTGCTATGTTGTCTTCTATAGTTACAATGGCTATTGACTCTATAGCAACTAGTTTGTATAGCAAAAAACATAGAGCTGGTTTGGTTAATCCAACTGGTGGTGCTGATCAAGAAATGGGTGCAGTAAATGGTGGACATTCACATCATCATCATGGATCACTTTCGACTAAAGATGGAGTTGAAGGCACTAAATTACTACGATATAGAGTCATTGCTATG GTGTTAGAGCTGGGAATCATAGTTCACTCAATAGTAATAGGAATTTCACTTGGAGCTTCAAACAATACATGTACAATTAAAGGATTAGTTGCTGCACTTTGCTTTCATCAAATGTTTGAAGGAATGGGACTTGGTGGTTGCATTCTCCAG GCTGAGTACAAGTTTTTGAAGAAGACACTAATGGCATTTTTCTTCGCAGTAACAACTCCATTTGGTATAGCACTTGGTATGGCATTGTCAACTACTTATGAGGAAACTAGCCCACGGGCGTTAATAACTGTTGGATTACTGAATGCATCATCTGCTGGACTTTTGATTTATATGGCTTTGGTTGATCTTCTTGCTGCTGATTTTATGGGTGACAAATTACAAGGCAGTGTCAAACTACAAATCAAGTCATACATGGCTGTTCTTTTAGGTGCTGGTGGAATGTCTCTCATGGCCAAATGGGCCTAG
- the LOC107010540 gene encoding fe(2+) transport protein 1-like: MANYNFKYIAIFLILISILAPRVLSVVEDCGAEEDNSCVNKSKALPLKIIAIVSILITSMIGVCLPLVTRSIPALSPERNLFVIVKAFAAGIILATGFMHVLPDSFDMLSSSCLKEHPWHKFPFTGFVAMLIPTVTMAIDSIATSLYSKKHKGGVVNPEGDQEMAVSGNHVHSHHHHGSLSTKDGLDGKKLLRYRVIAMVLELGIIVHSIVIGLSLGASSNTCTIKGLVAALCFHQMFEGMGLGGCILQAEYKFMKKAIMAFFFAVTTPFGIALGIALSTTYEENSPRALITVGLLNASSAGLLLYMALVDLLAADFMGDKLQGSVKLQIKSYMAVLLGAGGMSVMAIWA, encoded by the exons ATGGCTAATTATAATTTCAAGTACATCGCCATTTTCCTCATTCTCATCTCAATTTTGGCCCCTCGAGTTTTATCAGTAGTAGAAGATTGTGGAGCAGAAGAAGATAACTCATGTGTAAATAAATCCAAAGCGTTACCCTTAAAAATCATAGCCATAGTCTCCATATTAATCACTAGTATGATCGGAGTATGTCTTCCACTAGTCACACGTTCTATCCCGGCCCTAAGCCCGGAACGAAACCTTTTTGTGATAGTTAAGGCATTTGCTGCTGGAATTATCCTAGCTACGGGGTTTATGCACGTGCTACCGGACTCGTTTGACATGTTGTCGTCGAGTTGCCTTAAGGAGCACCCGTGGCACAAATTCCCCTTTACTGGATTTGTGGCAATGTT AATTCCAACAGTAACGATGGCTATTGACTCTATAGCTACTAGTTTGTACAGCAAGAAACATAAAGGTGGTGTGGTTAATCCAGAAGGTGATCAAGAAATGGCTGTGTCTGGAAATCATGTTCATTCCCATCATCATCATGGATCCCTTTCGACTAAAGATGGACTTGATGGCAAAAAATTACTAAGATACAGAGTAATTGCCATG GTGTTAGAGCTTGGAATTATTGTTCACTCAATAGTGATAGGGCTATCTCTAGGTGCATCAAGCAATACATGCACAATTAAAGGACTTGTAGCTGCACTTTGCTTTCATCAAATGTTTGAAGGAATGGGGCTTGGTGGTTGCATCCTACAG GCCGAGTACAAGTTTATGAAGAAGGCGATAATGGCATTTTTCTTCGCAGTAACGACTCCATTTGGTATAGCACTTGGTATAGCATTGTCAACTACTTATGAGGAAAATAGTCCACGGGCGTTAATAACTGTTGGATTACTGAATGCATCATCTGCTGGACTTTTGCTATATATGGCTTTGGTTGATCTTCTTGCTGCTGATTTTATGGGTGACAAATTACAAGGCAGTGTCAAGCTACAAATCAAGTCTTACATGGCTGTTCTTCTTGGTGCTGGTGGAATGTCTGTCATGGCAATTTGGGCTTAA
- the LOC107010400 gene encoding fe(2+) transport protein 1-like isoform X1 → MTNYCFKHIAIFFILISILAPQVLSVVDDCGAEEDNSCVNKSKALPLKIIAIVSILITSMIGVCLPLVTRSIPALSPERSLFVIVKAFAAGIILATGFMHVLPDSFDMLSSSCLKEHPWHKFPFTGFVAMLSAIVTMAIDSIATSLYSKKHNGGVVNPECDQEMAVAGNHVHSHHHHGSLSTKDGLDGKKLLRYRVIAMVLELGIIVHSIVIGLSLGASSNTCTIKGLVAALCFHQMFEGMGLGGCILQAEYKFMKKAIMAFFFAVTTPFGIALGIALSTTYEENSPRALITVGLLNAASAGLLIYMALVDLLAADFMGDKLQGSVKLQIKSYMAVLLGAGGMSVMAIWA, encoded by the exons ATGACAAATTATTGTTTCAAGCACATCGCTATCTTCTTCATTCTCATCTCAATTTTGGCCCCTCAAGTTTTATCAGTAGTTGATGATTGTGGAGCAGAAGAAGACAACTCATGTGTCAATAAATCCAAAGCGTTACCCTTAAAAATCATAGCTATAGTCTCCATATTAATCACTAGTATGATTGGAGTATGTCTTCCACTAGTCACACGTTCTATCCCGGCCCTAAGCCCGGAACGAAGCCTTTTTGTGATAGTCAAGGCATTTGCTGCTGGAATTATCCTGGCTACGGGGTTTATGCACGTGCTACCGGACTCATTTGATATGTTGTCATCGAGTTGCCTTAAGGAGCACCCGTGGCACAAATTCCCCTTTACTGGATTTGTGGCTATGTTGTCTGCTATAGTAACGATGGCTATTGACTCTATAGCTACTAGTTTATACAGCAAAAAACATAATGGTGGTGTGGTTAATCCAGAATGTGATCAAGAAATGGCTGTGGCTGGAAATCATGTTCATTCCCATCATCATCATGGATCCCTTTCGACTAAAGATGGACTTGATGGCAAAAAATTACTAAGATACAGAGTAATTGCCATG GTGTTAGAGCTTGGAATTATTGTTCACTCAATAGTGATAGGGCTATCTCTAGGTGCGTCAAGCAATACATGTACGATTAAAGGACTCGTAGCTGCACTTTGCTTTCATCAAATGTTTGAAGGAATGGGGCTTGGTGGTTGCATCCTACAG GCCGAGTACAAGTTTATGAAGAAGGCGATAATGGCGTTTTTCTTCGCAGTAACGACTCCATTTGGTATAGCACTTGGTATAGCATTGTCAACTACTTATGAGGAAAATAGTCCACGGGCGTTAATAACTGTTGGATTACTGAATGCAGCATCTGCTGGACTTTTGATATATATGGCTTTGGTTGATCTTCTTGCTGCTGATTTTATGGGTGACAAATTACAAGGCAGTGTCAAGCTACAAATCAAGTCTTACATGGCTGTTCTTCTTGGTGCTGGTGGAATGTCTGTCATGGCAATTTGGGCTTAA
- the LOC107010400 gene encoding probable zinc transporter 10 isoform X2, translating into MTNYCFKHIAIFFILISILAPQVLSVVDDCGAEEDNSCVNKSKALPLKIIAIVSILITSMIGVCLPLVTRSIPALSPERSLFVIVKAFAAGIILATGFMHVLPDSFDMLSSSCLKEHPWHKFPFTGFVAMLSAIVTMAIDSIATSLYSKKHNGGVVNPECDQEMAVAGNHVHSHHHHGSLSTKDGLDGKKLLRYRVIAMVLELGIIVHSIVIGLSLGASSNTCTIKGLVAALCFHQMFEGMGLGGCILQAEYKFMKKAIMAFFFAVTTPFASAGLLIYMALVDLLAADFMGDKLQGSVKLQIKSYMAVLLGAGGMSVMAIWA; encoded by the exons ATGACAAATTATTGTTTCAAGCACATCGCTATCTTCTTCATTCTCATCTCAATTTTGGCCCCTCAAGTTTTATCAGTAGTTGATGATTGTGGAGCAGAAGAAGACAACTCATGTGTCAATAAATCCAAAGCGTTACCCTTAAAAATCATAGCTATAGTCTCCATATTAATCACTAGTATGATTGGAGTATGTCTTCCACTAGTCACACGTTCTATCCCGGCCCTAAGCCCGGAACGAAGCCTTTTTGTGATAGTCAAGGCATTTGCTGCTGGAATTATCCTGGCTACGGGGTTTATGCACGTGCTACCGGACTCATTTGATATGTTGTCATCGAGTTGCCTTAAGGAGCACCCGTGGCACAAATTCCCCTTTACTGGATTTGTGGCTATGTTGTCTGCTATAGTAACGATGGCTATTGACTCTATAGCTACTAGTTTATACAGCAAAAAACATAATGGTGGTGTGGTTAATCCAGAATGTGATCAAGAAATGGCTGTGGCTGGAAATCATGTTCATTCCCATCATCATCATGGATCCCTTTCGACTAAAGATGGACTTGATGGCAAAAAATTACTAAGATACAGAGTAATTGCCATG GTGTTAGAGCTTGGAATTATTGTTCACTCAATAGTGATAGGGCTATCTCTAGGTGCGTCAAGCAATACATGTACGATTAAAGGACTCGTAGCTGCACTTTGCTTTCATCAAATGTTTGAAGGAATGGGGCTTGGTGGTTGCATCCTACAG GCCGAGTACAAGTTTATGAAGAAGGCGATAATGGCGTTTTTCTTCGCAGTAACGACTCCATTTG CATCTGCTGGACTTTTGATATATATGGCTTTGGTTGATCTTCTTGCTGCTGATTTTATGGGTGACAAATTACAAGGCAGTGTCAAGCTACAAATCAAGTCTTACATGGCTGTTCTTCTTGGTGCTGGTGGAATGTCTGTCATGGCAATTTGGGCTTAA
- the LOC107010658 gene encoding fe(2+) transport protein 1-like encodes MASSNSKIIFIFFILISVFTPQTFSQSDYSSCESQIHNTCNNKSKALTLKIIAIVSILLTSMIGVCLPLVTRSISALSPDRNVFVIVKAFAAGIILGTGFMHVLPDSFEMLLSNCLKENPWHKFPFTGFVAMLSAIVTLAIDSMATSLYSKKHNNARVQVQNIINGTSDQELGNMVNNNMHFHSHRHGSLLKDGTKLLRYRVIAMVLELGIIVHSIVIGISLGSSNNTCTIKGLVAALCFHQMFEGMGLGGCILQAEYKMLKKAAMAFFFSVTTPFGIALGIALSNTYQENSPRALITVGLLNASSAGLLIYMALVDLLAADFMGDKLQGSIKLQIKAFIAVLLGAGGMSLMAKWA; translated from the exons atggCTTCTTCTAATTCCAAGATTATCTTCATCTTTTTCATCCTCATTTCTGTTTTCACCCCTCAAACTTTCTCACAAAGTGACTACTCATCATGTGAATCACAAATACATAACACATGCAACAACAAATCCAAAGCATTAACCTTAAaaatcatagctatagtttcaATATTACTCACTAGCATGATTGGAGTATGTTTACCTCTCGTTACACGTTCAATTTCAGCGTTAAGCCCTGATCGTAACGTTTTCGTTATCGTTAAGGCATTTGCTGCTGGAATTATACTAGGAACAGGTTTCATGCACGTGTTACCAGACTCATTTGAAATGTTGTTGTCTAATTGTTTGAAGGAAAATCCTTGGCATAAGTTTCCTTTTACTGGATTTGTTGCTATGTTATCAGCTATAGTTACATTGGCTATCGACTCTATGGCTACTAGTTTGTACAGCAAAAAGCACAATAATGCTCGTGTACAagtacaaaatattattaatggtACTTCTGATCAAGAATTGGGCAATATGGTGAATAATAATATGCATTTTCATTCTCATCGCCATGGTTCTCTTTTGAAAGATGGAACGAAACTACTTCGTTATCGAGTCATTGCTATG GTATTAGAGCTTGGTATTATAGTTCACTCAATAGTAATAGGGATTTCACTTGGATCTTCAAACAATACATGCACAATTAAAGGACTTGTTGCTGCACTTTGCTTTCATCAAATGTTTGAAGGAATGGGACTTGGTGGTTGCATTCTTCAg GCAGAGtacaaaatgttgaaaaaggcAGCAATGGCATTTTTCTTTTCAGTAACAACTCCATTTGGTATAGCACTTGGAATTGCACTATCAAATACTTATCAAGAAAATAGCCCTCGTGCTTTAATAACTGTGGGCTTATTGAATGCATCATCTGCTGGCCTTTTAATTTATATGGCTTTGGTTGATCTTCTTGCTGCTGATTTTATGGGTGACAAATTACAAGGTAGTATCAAGTTACAAATCAAGGCTTTTATTGCTGTACTTTTGGGTGCTGGTGGCATGTCTCTAATGGCCAAATGGGCTTGA
- the LOC107009070 gene encoding putative pentatricopeptide repeat-containing protein At5g43820: MLLARFLSCRCSSPSLPWLISKFSHSISSLSEKFPTNFDESHVLNQLSDLFPIRRTSSIEKPIHTDSSAPKNQFRVFDELLTPEDMLRGIFLQKLQGKTAIEKALTSVDVELTVDLVAKVVNKGNLDAASIATFFNWVIKQQKIPIDNDTYCIILKALGRRKFFGQMVEILKEMRNHGVMPDSVTLNIVVDSFIRARQISKAIQLFCELENYGLRCNTETLNVVLRCLCHRSHVGAASSLLVKMKEKVPFDVTTYNIVIGGWSRFGRVKEVERTLKAMVDDGFEADNLTYSCVLECLGRAGRIDDAIEIFEGLEEKGRVFDAEIYNAMISNCIGQGEIDESFKYYERMLNTDCEPNADTYMRLISAFLKARRVADAIEMFDEMLSRRMIVTTGNVTSFLEPLCSYGPPHAALMIYKKARQAGCTISLTAYKLLLMRLSRFGKCGMLLNIWNEMQESGYSSDMQVYEYVINGLCNVGQLENAVLVMEEALEKGFYPSRLICSKLNNKLLGSNKIEIAYRLFLKIKIARGKQNSQTYWRAKGWHF; this comes from the coding sequence ATGCTTCTCGCAAGATTTCTCAGTTGCAGGTGCAGTTCTCCGAGTCTTCCATggttaatttctaaattttctcACTCAATTTCATCACTATCTGAGAAATTCCCCACTAATTTTGACGAATCTCATGTTCTGAATCAACTTTCCGACCTTTTCCCCATCCGTCGAACTTCTTCAATCGAAAAACCCATTCACACAGATTCCTCTGCACCAAAAAATCAGTTTAGGGTTTTCGATGAGCTTTTAACTCCAGAAGATATGTTACGCGGCATTTTTCTTCAGAAACTTCAGGGCAAAACAGCAATCGAGAAGGCACTGACATCTGTTGACGTTGAATTAACGGTTGATTTAGTTGCTAAAGTAGTAAACAAAGGAAATTTAGATGCTGCATCAATAGCTACGTTTTTCAATTGGGTTatcaaacaacaaaaaataccTATTGATAATGATACTTACTGTATAATTCTTAAAGCATTAGGAAGGAGGAAGTTTTTCGGGCAGATGGTTGaaatattaaaggaaatgagGAATCACGGAGTTATGCCTGATTCAGTGACACTTAACATTGTTGTTGATAGCTTTATTCGAGCTCGACAAATTTCAAAGGCTATACAATTGTTTTGTGAATTAGAGAACTATGGATTGAGATGTAATACCGAGACACTTAATGTTGTTTTACGGTGCTTGTGTCATCGATCACATGTAGGTGCTGCAAGTTCATTACTTgtgaaaatgaaagagaaagttCCATTTGATGTCACAACCTATAACATAGTCATTGGCGGGTGGTCGAGATTTGGAAGAGTTAAGGAAGTCGAGAGAACCTTAAAAGCAATGGTGGATGATGGATTTGAGGCAGATAATTTGACTTATAGTTGTGTTCTTGAATGTTTAGGGAGAGCTGGTCGAATTGATGATGCCATTGAGATTTTTGAGGGATTGGAGGAAAAGGGTCGCGTATTTGATGCTGAGATATACAATGCAATGATTTCAAATTGCATTGGACAGGGTGAAATTGATGaatcatttaaatattatgaGAGGATGTTAAATACGGATTGTGAGCCCAATGCTGATACATATATGAGACTAATATCTGCTTTTCTGAAAGCGAGAAGAGTAGCTGATGCAATTGAAATGTTTGATGAAATGCTAAGCCGGAGAATGATTGTAACTACAGGGAATGTAACCTCTTTTCTTGAGCCTTTATGTAGCTACGGTCCACCTCATGCAGCTCTAATGATTTACAAGAAGGCGAGACAAGCTGGATGTACGATATCCTTGACTGCATACAAGTTGCTTCTTATGCGGCTTTCTAGGTTTGGGAAATGTGGTATGCTGTTAAACATCTGGAATGAGATGCAAGAAAGTGGTTATTCTTCCGATATGCAAGTTTATGAGTATGTCATCAATGGGCTTTGCAACGTAGGACAGCTTGAAAATGCTGTCCTGGTAATGGAGGAAGCTTTAGAGAAAGGATTTTACCCTAGCAGGCTTATTTGTAGCAAATTAAACAACAAGTTACTAGGTTCAAACAAAATAGAGATTGCATACAGGCTttttctaaagataaaaattgcACGTGGAAAGCAAAATTCACAAACATACTGGCGTGCTAAAGGGTGGCATTTCTAA